One window of Candidatus Mycobacterium wuenschmannii genomic DNA carries:
- a CDS encoding LLM class F420-dependent oxidoreductase: protein MDFRVFVEPQQGATYSDQLAVAKVAESLGFSAFFRSDHYLAMSGDGLPGPTDSWVTLGGIARETSTIRLGTLVTSATFRHPGPLAISVAQVDEMSGGRVEFGLGTGWFEKEHLAYAIPFLPLRERFARLTEQLELITGLWTAPAGETFDYAGAHYAVNDSPALPKPVQRPHPPIVIGGSGAKRTPRLAATFADEYNVPFAPMDTITTQFDRVREAVEAVGRSADSMTYSAAFVVCAGRDDAEVARRADAIGREVDELRSNSPLAGSPAQIIDQLGPYAEIGLQRVYLQLLDMSDLEHLRLFADEVARQL from the coding sequence GTGGACTTTCGGGTATTCGTTGAACCGCAGCAGGGCGCGACCTACTCCGACCAACTCGCGGTGGCGAAGGTCGCCGAGTCGCTGGGCTTCTCGGCCTTCTTCCGCTCCGACCACTACCTGGCGATGAGCGGTGACGGGCTGCCCGGCCCGACCGACTCCTGGGTGACGCTGGGCGGGATCGCCCGCGAGACGTCGACGATCCGGCTGGGCACCCTGGTCACGTCGGCGACGTTCCGCCATCCCGGACCCCTGGCCATCTCGGTGGCCCAGGTCGACGAAATGAGCGGTGGACGAGTCGAATTCGGCCTCGGCACCGGATGGTTCGAAAAGGAACACCTGGCCTACGCGATCCCGTTCTTACCGCTGCGCGAGCGCTTCGCCCGGCTCACCGAGCAACTCGAGCTGATCACCGGCCTGTGGACCGCGCCGGCCGGCGAGACATTCGACTACGCGGGCGCGCACTACGCAGTCAACGATTCGCCGGCCTTACCCAAGCCGGTGCAGCGTCCGCATCCGCCGATCGTCATCGGCGGATCGGGCGCCAAGCGGACGCCGCGGCTGGCCGCGACCTTCGCCGACGAGTACAACGTGCCGTTCGCGCCGATGGACACCATCACGACGCAGTTCGACCGGGTGCGCGAGGCGGTCGAGGCGGTCGGCCGGTCCGCCGACTCGATGACCTACTCCGCGGCCTTCGTGGTGTGCGCCGGGCGCGACGACGCCGAGGTCGCGCGCCGCGCCGACGCGATCGGGCGCGAGGTCGACGAGCTGCGGTCCAATTCGCCGCTGGCCGGCAGTCCCGCGCAGATCATCGATCAGCTCGGCCCGTACGCCGAGATCGGCCTCCAGCGGGTGTATCTGCAGCTGCTGGATATGTCAGACCTGGAGCACCTGCGGCTTTTCGCCGACGAAGTGGCGCGGCAGCTCTGA
- a CDS encoding dihydrofolate reductase family protein, with the protein MSKTNLSMSISADGYVAGPGQCLEHPGGVGGQSLHHWHRGPAADHPVNSRVVSDMLDGMGATIMGRNMFGPIRGPWNDSDWQGWWGDEPPYHCPVFVLTHHPHEPIELRGGTTFHFVTDGVEAAYDRAVEAAGGAPISIAGGASCARQALAAGLVDEIDLQLSPIILGSGERLLDGFEAGTPALELDRVLEAPGVVHVRYRVKASPPKPATASPRLRG; encoded by the coding sequence GTGAGCAAAACCAACCTTTCGATGTCGATATCGGCCGACGGCTACGTCGCGGGCCCGGGCCAGTGCCTGGAACACCCGGGCGGCGTCGGCGGTCAGAGCCTGCACCATTGGCACCGTGGGCCCGCGGCCGATCATCCCGTCAACAGCCGGGTGGTCTCCGACATGCTCGATGGCATGGGCGCAACGATCATGGGCCGCAACATGTTCGGACCGATCCGCGGGCCGTGGAACGACTCTGACTGGCAGGGTTGGTGGGGTGACGAGCCGCCGTATCACTGCCCGGTCTTCGTATTGACCCACCACCCGCACGAGCCGATCGAACTGCGGGGCGGGACGACGTTCCACTTCGTCACCGACGGTGTCGAAGCCGCCTATGACAGGGCCGTCGAGGCGGCCGGCGGAGCGCCGATCTCCATCGCGGGAGGCGCCTCGTGTGCGCGACAGGCGCTCGCGGCGGGCCTCGTCGACGAGATCGATCTGCAATTGAGTCCGATCATCCTGGGGTCGGGCGAGCGGCTGCTGGACGGCTTCGAGGCCGGCACGCCCGCGCTCGAACTCGACCGCGTCCTCGAAGCGCCCGGCGTCGTGCACGTGCGATACCGGGTTAAGGCTTCGCCTCCGAAACCGGCAACGGCCTCCCCGCGACTTCGGGGGTGA
- a CDS encoding MFS transporter, whose amino-acid sequence MRRAIAGTAVGNFMESYDFSLYSLVATTLAHTFYPGAGSGNLIATFGTLAVAFVIRPLGGIIFGPLGDRIGRKPVLLMTIGLMTFSATATGLLPGYRSIGVWAPILLVAVRLCQGLSTGGEYAGAMTYIVETAPDRRRGKLAGFLPMGTLSGNVTAVAVLTGLQLALPPDDMARWGWRLPFFLALPLGLTAVILRLRLGETLGKASEQMPTERGQFAQLRQTIIGHWRPLLVCFGLEQTICSTNYMLSGYVPTYLKAIVRLSATEAMLMVLLALGVAAILVVFVAGLSDRVGVKPLIAAGCALLLIGSIPAFLLLGTGSDFATRAVGVLIIGSALLCLNSIEPATLPALFPPEVRYGGVSIGYNLAVSAYGGTTPLVAQSLISATGNTMMPAFVLMFAGFIGTTTLFFTPEVAGRPLPVSEAKP is encoded by the coding sequence ATGCGCCGGGCGATCGCGGGCACAGCCGTCGGTAACTTCATGGAGTCCTATGACTTCAGCCTCTACAGCCTGGTCGCGACGACCCTGGCGCACACGTTCTATCCCGGGGCAGGCTCCGGCAACCTGATCGCGACATTCGGCACGTTGGCCGTCGCGTTCGTCATCAGGCCGCTGGGCGGCATCATCTTCGGCCCGCTCGGCGACCGGATCGGACGAAAACCGGTGCTGTTGATGACCATTGGCCTGATGACATTCAGTGCGACGGCGACCGGTCTGCTGCCGGGCTATCGGTCCATCGGAGTGTGGGCGCCCATCCTTTTGGTGGCGGTGCGCCTCTGCCAGGGGTTGTCGACCGGTGGCGAGTACGCGGGCGCGATGACCTACATCGTCGAGACCGCGCCAGACCGAAGACGTGGAAAGCTAGCCGGCTTCCTGCCAATGGGAACGTTGAGTGGCAACGTCACCGCAGTCGCTGTACTCACCGGACTGCAACTCGCGCTACCCCCGGACGACATGGCCCGCTGGGGCTGGCGGCTACCGTTTTTTCTGGCCCTCCCGCTCGGGCTCACCGCCGTGATCTTGCGATTGCGCCTCGGCGAGACACTCGGGAAAGCCTCCGAGCAAATGCCCACTGAGCGAGGGCAATTCGCGCAACTCAGACAAACCATCATCGGCCACTGGCGGCCACTGCTGGTCTGCTTCGGGCTGGAGCAGACGATCTGCAGCACCAACTACATGCTCAGCGGGTACGTGCCGACCTATCTCAAGGCGATCGTGCGGCTCTCCGCCACTGAAGCGATGCTGATGGTTTTGCTGGCGTTGGGAGTTGCGGCAATTCTGGTGGTCTTCGTTGCGGGCCTGTCCGATCGGGTCGGCGTCAAGCCGCTGATAGCCGCGGGTTGCGCGCTGTTGTTGATCGGATCGATACCGGCATTTTTGTTGCTGGGCACCGGATCGGACTTCGCAACGAGGGCTGTCGGCGTGCTGATTATCGGGTCAGCGCTGTTGTGTCTCAACAGCATTGAACCGGCGACGCTACCGGCGCTGTTTCCGCCCGAGGTCCGCTACGGCGGCGTGTCCATCGGCTACAACCTCGCGGTGTCCGCCTACGGCGGCACCACCCCACTGGTCGCACAGTCGCTGATCTCCGCTACCGGCAACACAATGATGCCGGCGTTCGTTCTGATGTTCGCCGGGTTCATCGGCACCACCACGTTGTTCTTCACCCCCGAAGTCGCGGGGAGGCCGTTGCCGGTTTCGGAGGCGAAGCCTTAA
- a CDS encoding peptide-methionine (S)-S-oxide reductase — translation MSSEQQAIVAGGCFWNLQDRIRDQHGVLSSRVGYTGGAIADLDKSGRFSHEVVTEVNPAGPFRVAEQEHQDYLQK, via the coding sequence ATGTCGTCCGAGCAGCAAGCGATCGTGGCAGGCGGGTGCTTTTGGAACCTGCAAGATCGGATCCGCGACCAGCACGGGGTGCTCTCGTCTCGCGTCGGCTATACCGGCGGGGCGATCGCCGATCTCGACAAATCTGGCCGGTTCTCCCATGAAGTCGTCACCGAGGTGAACCCGGCCGGCCCGTTCCGGGTCGCCGAGCAAGAGCATCAGGATTACCTGCAGAAGTAG